Proteins encoded together in one Triticum dicoccoides isolate Atlit2015 ecotype Zavitan chromosome 7B, WEW_v2.0, whole genome shotgun sequence window:
- the LOC119337602 gene encoding cingulin-like — MPRPTTSLRAPSRRRRLLKNPIAPASVNSSSATSGRRGGPCTPKLRWSVRESQEGVSEQKAPRASSVRRLAAALWRLWPPEEAPAAEHQGKSRVGLEFIPRHLQVQLLRKDHLGHKHGLKIETSSPNSILEQHSGELHKVKLHLASALMPITGLENATKCKSESVQGGELDGAYVIANQLDLIGKQQGQTHANILQMELQRAQDRVGKLEAECVSAKKQLDRLLEKLREGKSAWRRREHKKAQSILEDMKADLDHEKKNRRQLENINLKLVDELKEVKLAANNLLEEYDKERKTREMTEEVCNKLVREVEEQKSDIEVLERDFVELREEVDEDRKLLQMAEVWREERVQMKLVDARLTLEDKYGELSKLQQDVEAFVASLGCAKGDSSILVGEAEKIIREISLVRDLEVQFKYEPPAASEEILAIFKELRPSQELGRCKVQRSSLDELEIQQAIGQMADVCLENLTNRSPCQDSEIEDESSWETTSHQDFQGSSFSRNGNGSEPSVNNVCDRISWTSGDNSEVWQNDVSNIKVVEHEKKQSAISKFSRPCPRNNHEIHQVDVEVDLVNSLNRRMYYDAGEAADRGMGQSSPSMGPWSSPSPDSMNRGFTGCMELVQRHSLKAKLLEARMESQKIQLRRVLNHTT, encoded by the exons ATGCCGCGCCCCACCACCTCGCTCCGCGCTCCGAGCCGCCGCCGGCGGCTTCTGAAAAACCCCATCGCCCCCGCATCCGTCAACTCCTCCTCTGCTACCAGCGGTCGCCGAGGCGGGCCCTGTACCCCGAAGCTGCGATGGAGCGTCAGGGAGAGCCAGGAGGGCGTCAGCGAGCAGAAGGCGCCGAGGGCTTCGTCCGTGAGGCGGTTAGCGGCCGCGTTGTGGCGCCTGTGGCCGCCGGAGGAGGCGCCCGCCGCAGAGCACCAGGGAAAATCTCGTGTCGGCCTCGAG TTTATACCGAGACATCTGCAAGTCCAGCTTCTCAGGAAGGATCATCTTGGTCACAAACATGGTCTGAAGATTGAGACTTCAAGCCCCAATTCCATTTTGGAGCAACACAGCGGAGAGCTCCACAAA GTTAAACTTCATCTCGCCTCAGCTTTGATGCCGATCACCGGCTTGGAGAATGCAACAAAGTGTAAGTCTGAGAGCGTACAGGGGGGTGAATTGGATGGTGCCTATGTGATTGCCAACCAACTTGATCTCATTGGAAAACAGCAAGGGCAAACTCATGCTAATATACTCCAGATGGAGCTCCAGCGTGCACAAGATAGGGTGGGCAAGCTAGAAGCTGAGTGTGTTTCAGCTAAGAAGCAGCTTGACCGCTTGTTGGAGAAACTGAGGGAGGGGAAATCAGCCTGGCGGAGGAGAGAACACAAGAAGGCCCAATCCATTCTTGAGGATATGAAGGCAGACCTCGACCATGAGAAGAAGAACCGGAGGCAACTAGAGAACATTAACTTGAAGCTCGTTGATGAGTTGAAGGAGGTCAAATTGGCAGCCAATAATCTGTTGGAGGAGTATGACAAGGAGAGGAAGACACGGGAAATGACCGAGGAGGTGTGCAACAAACTGGTGAGGGAGGTCGAGGAACAAAAATCCGATATTGAAGTCTTGGAGCGGGACTTTGTGGAACTGcgggaggaggtggatgaggacaGAAAGTTGCTACAGATGGCCGAGGTGTGGCGGGAAGAGCGGGTGCAGATGAAACTTGTGGATGCAAGGCTCACTCTCGAAGACAAATACGGTGAGCTAAGCAAATTGCAACAGGATGTTGAGGCCTTTGTCGCCTCTTTGGGTTGTGCCAAGGGAGACAGCAGCATCCTAGTAGGAGAAGCAGAGAAAATTATAAGGGAAATTAGCTTGGTGAGGGACCTGGAGGTTCAATTCAAGTATGAGCCGCCTGCAGCATCGGAGGAAATATTAGCCATATTCAAGGAGCTCCGCCCGAGCCAAGAGCTCGGACGATGCAAGGTGCAGAGGTCTTCACTAGATGAATTAGAAATTCAACAAGCTATCGGCCAAATGGCTGATGTATGCCTGGAGAACCTAACCAATCGAAGCCCTTGCCAAGACAGTGAAATAGAAGATGAGAGCAGCTGGGAGACTACAAGCCACCAAGACTTTCAGGGTTCAAGCTTTTCACGGAACGGGAATGGAAGCGAACCTTCAGTCAACAATGTATGTGACAGAATTTCCTGGACGAGTGGAGACAATTCGGAGGTCTGGCAGAATGACGTGAGCAATATCAAAGTTGTGGAGCACGAGAAGAAACAGTCGGCAATATCAAAGTTCTCGAGGCCTTGCCCTCGGAACAACCATGAAATCCACCAGGTGGATGTGGAGGTGGATCTAGTAAACTCGTTGAACAGACGTATGTATTACGACGCTGGCGAAGCTGCAGATCGGGGTATGGGACAGAGCTCCCCGAGCATGGGACCatggagctcgccgtcgccggactcGATGAACCGTGGCTTCACAGGCTGCATGGAGCTGGTCCAGAGGCACAGTCTGAAAGCAAAGCTTCTAGAAGCTCGAATGGAGAGCCAGAAGATCCAGCTCCGCCGCGTGCTCAACCATACAACCTGA